A stretch of Acidobacteriota bacterium DNA encodes these proteins:
- a CDS encoding CocE/NonD family hydrolase: protein MLSEVENLLSGSFGPVLLILPILLGATMVLAVGQNERSKPQYQVKFKIHNPVPMRDGVHLSADVYRPDDPGKFPAVLLMTPYNNMRGGNDMEHALYFAKRGYAVVLVDLRGRHDSGGEWDPYVNDPKDGFDTHEWIGQQEWCDGNLGTFGYSYPGFTQVMPSVYGSKYLKCMVPSVCQQSNYGHLYNDGVMQLNVTFVAGFFWAGHTMQFLHGPGITENPILDWNKFFWRLPLITALDDIADLPWFRTWIKHPTYDDYWKSYGVKEKYGQIKAPAYFITGWYDNLVRENFRNFNGFRNEGGSKAAREGTKLLVGPWDHGVNRRMETSILDFGPDIYVDILDEHVRWYDHWLKGMKTGVDTEAPLRIFVMRANKWRDEWEWPLARTQWTKYYLGSGGSANSLYGDGTLGTSEPAADSPQDTFDYDPANPVETVGGQTEFPANQRGPQNRLVVQRRQDVLIYTSDELSEPLEVTGPVEVTLHAASSAVDTDFTAVLTEVLPDGRSVHISEGIVRASFRDSLENPTHIEPGKIYEYTIHIWETSWEFQPGSKIRLEISSSNFPRWARNLNTGAEFGMTSEMKVATQTIYHNEMHPSHVILPVIPR from the coding sequence ATGCTTTCTGAAGTTGAAAACTTGCTTTCCGGGAGCTTTGGGCCGGTCCTGTTGATCCTGCCCATTCTTCTGGGCGCAACCATGGTGCTCGCAGTGGGTCAAAACGAGCGGTCGAAACCTCAGTACCAGGTGAAGTTCAAGATTCACAATCCGGTTCCCATGCGGGACGGTGTCCATCTCTCGGCGGACGTCTACCGTCCCGACGATCCGGGCAAGTTTCCCGCCGTGCTCCTGATGACGCCGTACAACAACATGAGAGGCGGCAACGACATGGAGCACGCCCTCTACTTCGCCAAGCGCGGATATGCGGTCGTGCTGGTGGATCTGAGGGGCCGTCACGATTCCGGAGGGGAATGGGATCCTTACGTGAACGATCCCAAGGACGGGTTTGATACCCACGAGTGGATCGGCCAGCAGGAATGGTGCGACGGTAATCTGGGGACGTTCGGGTATTCCTATCCGGGGTTCACCCAGGTCATGCCGTCGGTCTACGGCAGCAAATACCTCAAGTGCATGGTCCCGTCGGTTTGCCAGCAGTCCAACTACGGCCACCTCTACAACGACGGCGTCATGCAACTCAACGTCACCTTCGTGGCCGGTTTCTTCTGGGCGGGACACACCATGCAGTTTCTGCACGGCCCCGGAATCACCGAGAATCCCATTCTCGACTGGAACAAGTTCTTCTGGCGTCTTCCCCTGATCACCGCCTTGGACGATATCGCGGATCTGCCCTGGTTCAGGACCTGGATCAAGCATCCCACCTACGACGACTATTGGAAGAGCTACGGGGTCAAGGAGAAATACGGGCAGATCAAGGCGCCCGCCTATTTCATCACCGGTTGGTACGACAACCTGGTGCGCGAGAACTTCCGCAACTTCAACGGGTTCCGGAATGAGGGCGGTTCCAAGGCGGCCCGGGAGGGGACCAAGCTCCTGGTGGGGCCCTGGGATCACGGCGTCAACAGGCGGATGGAGACCTCGATCCTGGACTTCGGTCCCGACATCTACGTTGACATTCTGGATGAACACGTCCGGTGGTACGACCACTGGCTCAAGGGAATGAAGACCGGTGTGGACACCGAAGCGCCGCTCCGGATTTTCGTGATGCGCGCCAACAAGTGGCGGGACGAGTGGGAATGGCCGCTGGCCCGCACCCAGTGGACCAAGTACTACCTGGGCAGCGGCGGATCGGCCAATTCACTCTACGGCGACGGGACGCTGGGCACGTCCGAGCCTGCGGCGGATTCCCCTCAGGATACATTCGATTACGATCCCGCCAATCCGGTGGAGACCGTTGGCGGGCAGACCGAGTTTCCGGCCAACCAGAGAGGCCCGCAGAACCGGCTGGTGGTCCAGAGACGGCAGGACGTCCTGATCTATACCTCCGACGAGCTGTCCGAACCGCTGGAGGTCACCGGGCCCGTCGAGGTCACGCTGCATGCCGCGTCGAGCGCCGTCGACACCGATTTCACGGCGGTTCTGACCGAGGTCCTGCCCGACGGCCGGTCCGTCCATATCAGTGAAGGGATCGTTCGAGCCAGCTTCCGCGACTCTCTGGAGAATCCAACCCATATCGAGCCGGGCAAGATCTACGAGTACACGATCCACATCTGGGAGACGAGCTGGGAGTTCCAGCCGGGAAGCAAGATTCGGCTGGAAATCAGCAGCAGCAATTTCCCCCGCTGGGCCCGCAATCTGAACACCGGAGCCGAGTTCGGCATGACCTCGGAGATGAAGGTCGCCACGCAGACGATCTATCACAACGAGATGCATCCCTCGCATGTGATTCTGCCGGTGATTCCCCGGTAA
- a CDS encoding carboxypeptidase-like regulatory domain-containing protein, which translates to MGKKTNLLSIGVILLLLSFTSSFAQRTTAEIVGTVTDETGGVLPGVEVVITNMDTALTRSTFSDDFGNYHVRLLPVGRYSVSGELVGFKKQEISGIILQVDQVARIDLGLEVGEITELVEVEGTAPLTKTAAADIGMVIENQQIEELPLRGENSFVDMVSLDAGAAKVSGHLTSIFTDLFGGMTNAYGSPPDGSRFMIDGVDVKDTANSGSTSG; encoded by the coding sequence ATGGGTAAGAAAACCAACTTGTTGTCGATTGGAGTCATCCTCCTTCTGCTGAGCTTTACCAGCAGCTTCGCCCAAAGGACGACGGCGGAGATCGTGGGGACGGTGACCGACGAAACGGGAGGCGTGCTTCCGGGCGTGGAGGTCGTGATCACCAACATGGACACGGCTCTCACCCGTAGCACCTTCTCGGACGATTTCGGGAACTACCACGTTCGGCTCCTACCGGTCGGCCGCTATTCCGTCAGCGGTGAGCTGGTGGGCTTCAAGAAGCAGGAGATCTCGGGAATCATCCTCCAGGTGGACCAGGTGGCTCGTATCGATCTGGGTCTGGAGGTGGGCGAGATCACCGAGCTGGTGGAGGTGGAAGGCACCGCGCCTCTGACCAAGACCGCCGCCGCCGACATCGGAATGGTGATCGAGAATCAGCAGATCGAGGAGCTACCTCTTCGAGGCGAGAACTCCTTCGTCGACATGGTGTCGCTCGATGCCGGAGCCGCCAAGGTCTCGGGCCATCTGACGTCCATCTTCACCGACCTGTTCGGCGGCATGACCAATGCCTACGGCTCCCCTCCGGACGGGTCCAGATTCATGATCGACGGCGTGGACGTGAAGGACACGGCCAATTCCGGATCGACATCCGGCTGA
- a CDS encoding CRTAC1 family protein: MIAVAMVLLWGQLSAQRPPGDRVVFSDVTRAAGIDFLHESGLSREKLIVETVGSGLAWIDYDNDGHLDLYLVNGSRMSEEKPSPGNALFRNGGRGSFENVTRKAGVAGNGSYGMGVAMGDYDNDGRLDFYVTYYGANQLFRNSGDGTFDDVAGKAGVDSRQWGSSARFFDFDLDGDLDLYVVNYLDYDPADNPYCGLPKEGCRLYCDIRMFEGAADQLYRNNGDGSFTDVSNSAGIANPAGKGLGLTFSDFDGDGYPDIYVANDTIRDFLYRNNRDGTFSDVTYAAAVGFDANGEPQAGMGVDAADWDNDGRPDILVTNFAYELNALYRNGSNLLFQEVSERMGLGSGLLPLGFGAKLFDYDNDGDLDIALSNSGGHAVLMRNEGGNRNNWIAIQARGRQSNAFGLGAAVRVRTEQGTQLGQVNNVASYLRANELRVYFGLGRQREVKSVEVRWPSGRRQVLSNVSANQILRVTEP; this comes from the coding sequence ATGATTGCAGTCGCAATGGTTCTCCTCTGGGGCCAGCTCTCCGCACAACGGCCGCCGGGCGACCGCGTGGTGTTTTCCGACGTCACCCGGGCGGCCGGGATCGACTTTCTGCACGAGAGTGGTCTTTCGAGAGAGAAACTGATCGTCGAGACCGTTGGGTCCGGACTGGCCTGGATCGACTACGACAATGACGGGCATCTGGATCTTTACCTCGTGAACGGTTCCAGGATGTCCGAGGAGAAACCCTCTCCCGGAAATGCGCTTTTTCGAAACGGGGGCCGCGGGAGCTTCGAAAACGTCACCCGGAAGGCTGGAGTCGCGGGCAACGGATCCTACGGGATGGGCGTGGCGATGGGAGACTACGACAACGACGGCCGATTAGACTTCTACGTGACCTATTATGGTGCCAATCAGCTCTTTCGCAACAGCGGGGACGGCACCTTCGACGACGTAGCTGGCAAGGCCGGTGTGGACAGCCGGCAGTGGGGGAGCAGCGCCCGGTTTTTCGACTTCGATCTTGATGGCGATCTGGACCTCTATGTCGTCAACTACCTGGACTACGATCCGGCAGACAATCCCTACTGTGGACTACCCAAGGAGGGGTGCCGCCTCTACTGCGACATCCGCATGTTCGAGGGTGCGGCGGATCAGCTCTACCGGAACAATGGGGACGGTTCCTTTACCGATGTTTCGAATTCCGCGGGGATCGCCAATCCGGCCGGCAAGGGCTTGGGATTGACCTTTTCCGACTTCGACGGCGACGGGTACCCGGACATCTACGTCGCCAACGATACGATTCGGGACTTCCTGTATCGCAACAACCGGGACGGCACCTTCTCCGACGTCACTTACGCGGCCGCGGTCGGCTTCGACGCCAACGGCGAACCTCAGGCCGGAATGGGTGTGGACGCCGCCGATTGGGACAACGATGGTCGTCCGGACATCCTGGTCACCAATTTCGCGTACGAACTCAATGCGCTTTACCGGAACGGCTCCAACCTCCTCTTTCAGGAGGTGTCGGAGAGGATGGGCTTGGGGTCCGGACTTCTTCCCCTGGGATTCGGAGCCAAACTCTTCGACTATGACAATGACGGCGACCTGGACATCGCGTTGTCCAACTCGGGCGGGCATGCGGTCCTGATGAGAAACGAGGGTGGAAACCGCAACAACTGGATCGCGATTCAGGCCCGCGGCAGGCAGAGCAACGCCTTCGGCCTGGGCGCCGCCGTGCGGGTCCGGACGGAGCAGGGAACTCAGTTGGGACAGGTCAACAACGTGGCGAGTTACCTGCGCGCCAACGAACTCCGGGTCTATTTCGGCCTGGGCCGGCAACGGGAAGTCAAGAGCGTCGAGGTGCGCTGGCCGAGCGGCAGGCGGCAGGTTCTATCGAATGTATCTGCCAATCAGATCCTGAGAGTCACCGAGCCGTAA
- a CDS encoding tetratricopeptide repeat protein, with translation MARRLTRKEIVQEDRIYSVLSGISQWAVVNRTPLVVGSGIIVASLLGFYVWQGYQDSANQEAQKLFAEALDTYHAPVKELAPDPDTDTDTDTDSENQNQPPEPPPEYRFDTVAERREAAEVAFERISDDFSGTRLGFFSRYYLGLIGRQKEDAGAARQHLKWVVDNSGDSDVRNLSRNVLANIALGEENHEEALTYLQQLLGDPTPQVPEQTVLMRIARTHEALGNVEQALENYRKITSDYPTSSQAEEAQSEIDRLEPAPVPEA, from the coding sequence GTGGCTCGCAGGTTGACACGCAAGGAGATCGTTCAAGAAGACCGGATCTACTCGGTGCTGAGCGGGATTTCTCAATGGGCGGTGGTCAACCGGACTCCATTGGTGGTGGGGTCCGGAATCATCGTGGCGAGCCTGCTGGGATTCTACGTCTGGCAGGGTTACCAGGATAGCGCTAACCAGGAAGCCCAGAAGCTGTTCGCCGAGGCCCTGGACACGTACCACGCCCCGGTCAAGGAACTGGCTCCCGATCCCGATACCGATACCGATACCGATACCGACAGTGAAAACCAGAATCAGCCGCCTGAGCCGCCGCCGGAATACCGTTTCGACACCGTCGCGGAACGGCGGGAAGCTGCCGAAGTGGCGTTCGAGAGAATATCAGACGACTTCTCCGGCACTCGTCTCGGATTCTTCTCCCGTTATTACCTGGGCCTCATCGGACGCCAGAAGGAAGACGCCGGGGCCGCGCGCCAACACCTGAAATGGGTCGTGGACAACAGCGGCGACAGCGACGTCAGGAACCTGTCGCGCAACGTCCTCGCGAACATCGCGCTGGGGGAGGAGAATCACGAAGAGGCCCTGACTTACCTCCAACAGCTTCTGGGAGACCCCACGCCCCAGGTCCCGGAGCAGACGGTCCTGATGCGAATCGCCCGGACCCATGAGGCCCTGGGCAATGTCGAGCAGGCTCTGGAGAACTACAGGAAGATCACCAGCGACTATCCCACCAGTTCACAGGCCGAAGAAGCCCAGTCCGAAATCGACCGCCTGGAACCGGCCCCGGTTCCGGAGGCCTGA